ACTTTCTTATCCTGGTACTATGACTAAACTACAATTTTTGACTTATCTTAGTTTACAATAGAcaattgacatgaaataatgcaatacatatacattgtttttgtatattGTGGTGTATGAGTCAGcgtacacacataaatacatatacacatacacatgcatacaaatacacacatacatgaatgCAAATGCGATAGCTGTATATCCGTTTTAGTTTGTGGTTTTCTGAATATTCTTCCCTCAAtgaaatcaattaatcaatctacacacacacacacacacacatacatacaaatacacacacatacaaatacacacacacacacacacgtgtaaaAGTGTCTCACTTGGGAGAACAGTGACCAATGCATGCCATATTTATAGCAGAGTATTAGAAACTTATCCGAGGAATTAAGAAGTCACAAGTTGTAACTCTGAGTTTCGAACTTGTTTTAAAAGCATGAAACTCTGAGTTACAGAATTCCTTAGATTAAATCAatatctgttttattttttatcctaGGAAGTGTTTGATGGTATAAGGCCTGTTGATTTCAGAGATTGTGCCAAAACACTAAGGTCCATATTGGCCACTTTATCAATAGCTAGTTTCTGAAGATTTTGAAAGCATAACAACAACCAAAGAATGGATTCTGGGTAAGTGTTGTTTTATGGGTATTACATACCTGGTCCAATTTGGCCATCCAAACACAACATAAACATGTGTGTTTTAGATTATTACCAGTAAAATATTGAGCATTAGTCACCATTATCAGTACAAAAGTGAACAGGTTCTTTGACAGCCCTCATCCATGACTCTTAAAGGAGTATAATTTTTATctgatatatgtatcatttgTTTCCAGCACCCAGATTTAccaataaattaaaacaatagGAAGCCATAAGATAATGTGTTCTTTTGTAGAACCTCGAGAGGGTTCTGCCAGAACTTCTTCATGGCTCTGTCAGAATTACTTAACTTCTCTGGTAGTTCTGGAAACTAAACCCTGCAGAAACAGTATTTTGTAAGTGTGGTTTATACATAAACAGACTCAAATGTACTATTAATAAACTACTTCATGTCCCATTTATACTATAAGAATTATGTTTACTTAGTGTGACTGTGTACTGTGTGGGGATGTTGTCACCACAGATGTTTACAAAACCTGACAACAGCTGTAGTATtactattatacatgtatcctTGGTATAAATTTGTATGACTCATTACACAAATAGAACCAAAACCCCAGGAACTGAATTTGCTCTAGTTTTGGAAGGCAACCTTAATTTTTCTCCTCATGGTTATTGCAAACACCTTAATTcattgtctatggtataatacatgtagtgtaaatttaaaaattgttgtATTGGCCTATCAGGAGTGAGATAgagattatgtaaattatgaaagGTAGAAGCGACATTCACCCCTGCTAGGTGAATATGAACTGTCATAAATtgtatgcacatgtataatATTGCATCAGAAATTACCCTCAGTGACCTTGATTGACACAGGACAGTTTATCCTAACCTgtaggggtgggggttggggcccatgtgtacaatgtagtacataCTCCATGTAGAAGTTAGAACAGTGGATCACCTATGTTTGACATGACAAATCTTGTTCATGTTAGTGGgtctaatacatgtacatgtacatgtatgtccaggTCAAACACGTGTGTCTagttatgaatataaattaaAGCAGTTCCTAAGCTAACCCTAACTCCCTAACTTTAATACAGTTGTGTATTCATTGTACACTTAATCCACTATTCTACATTTTTGCCAATTTTGAAACTCTTGGCAAATTGAGAAACTCGGAATAAGACATCCGGAATCAAGGTATACATGTAAGAGTAGAAGGTCATATAGGTGGACTTATTTTTGGGTTTTATCAACTGTGAGTATAAAAATTGATAATACTGTAAGAAATTGCTTGAATAGTTTCCAATGTGGTACTGGTATTGACTCAAAAGAGATATCTTTCTTGAGATTCGATGAAGGATAGGATAGCACTAGAGTATATTTCTTCAAACGAATCTAATTTTAAGCacacattgtatatttacatagatgTATATTGAAATTTCTACCATAGACATGGTTTTGGAACTTGAAGGCAAATTTTGATATGTAAgcagtatatgtacatattgcTATATCAGATTACtaaaacatacaatatacaattcTTATACTGGTAACTCAGTAGATTTAATCTATTGAGTTATCAGAAGTGATTTATTGTTTACAGAACAACAGTATTTTTTTATGCGCATTCACGGATAATCATTACAACAGCTGTACAGGAAAATTATTTCCATTTTGGTGGTAATGTTACTACTGGGTTTGCatcagtctgattaaaatctgatgtggtgaaagcagctagatgtccttatttacctctgttcatcgtgttgtgacatttgttttgttcggcCTGATCGCCACCTTCGTGATCGCCTTCGTGGAAGGCGGCAATCACTTGGtacgaaaacaaacgacacaaaacgatggaaatagaggtaaagaAAGCATTTAGATGCTTTCACcatgtcaaattttaatcagattgggtttgcatgtacatgattgtacacaaacatgtacatacagtgagATTTGTACCCAAtacatagtaataatatattgCACTTTATCTAAAAGTCTCTTGGTAATAGTCTGTACATCAACATATCCTGtcaaatttaaagaaaagtAATGATTTGTAAGTGTGAAGATGTGCAATGCTAACACAGGgcagtactgtacatgtacatcagctGTGTGTTAATGCCAGGCTAGCCCAATGTTATCAAGGGCTGATACTTATCTAGCTAATCAGAAAGGGATTCTTGTGCTGTACttgtacatactgtacatgattTACCTTAGtttggatgccaatatggtttctaaatatgaatggaggtgtaaatggtaacaatactgtatagggactacaTGTAGACTAGATGCACTTGTAGATCAGCAAAGAAGCTAATATTCAAAGTCTAAAATTGTTTAGTGattgaaaatatcataattCTGTACCAATTTCTATAATTTCCTTTCTTTGTCTTCATGGTAACAGTAATAACTCAGATCATGAGGAGCAGGAGAggtgagatgtgatgtgatgtgatgtgatgtgatgtgatgtcatgtcatgtgatgacagttttacattgatttAGATGTGCTTTGTGTTCACTAGTGGTTTGTAGtgattacatgatatatgtacaatgtaaataatttattgtCGTCATAACATTTTTGTGTCAAGCAAAGTCttcaacatttcatgtgtgtagataataatatgtttatatatttaatcATAATtctacatatatgcatgtataatatatgaacagtattttatttcttatttttctcATATTgtgtcatgtatttttttaaacttctcCTAAATTTATATTACCTAGCATTATTTTTATTCAGAAATCCTTGTCATGTGTTACTGTATGCAGTTATTGGAGTTCTTTATTTCAGTATTATGTAATTTCTGTATCACATGTTAATTTATATCCAGTCATAGATACAGTCACAGCTGTATATAGAAATTCATTTTACCACATGTAACCTTATttagatgtaaattgtaatttataGTGGTAAGTTGATAAGTGCTACATTGTGTACAGAGCAGACAacatgatgtacaaatgtacattgtacacgtGTCTGCTGCCATTTTTCCAAACTGAAATATCCATAGTTTGATTGACAATCAGATGTAAAAATGGTTGCTGTATTTAATACTATAGTGTACTGTGTAGGAcacaacattaattatgcatatgCATATTAACATGTCTTCAATCTTCATGTATCAGTAAGTACTCTGTGcccatttcattatttttagtttAAATTCAATGTATGAATCCAACAACAGCATTTCCTAACATTTCAATTCATATATTGGTTTCTTGTAGCGGTGGATTCTATCGTGAGTCATACGATCGCCATGTACAAAATTATGGTAACAACCAACCCAAATCTGTGGCAAGTAAAGTACAGAGACAATATTGGGTAACCAAACAGGCTGTTATTAAGAAATTTGGTAAGAAGGAAGATGAATTTGTTGTGGCTGGTGACGCTGAATTAGATGCCAAATTAGAGGTAAggttttgtgttttgttgactttatattttggtatattttaTACTATCCTGATGATGTTCTATTAACAGGGCAAAAGctagtcagaacttttggaaTCCCTtggagttgagttttgttgcagtgtgccctctaatgatagccaaatgttgttgttgttgttgttgtgagtcaaaatgatagaaaCTGGCATTTGTctagtgagtcaccacatacatgtagtaagagataggggaacaccgaATTTTGGTGCATCTTTAGAAAttatgtgcatcagtggcacgtcaaatttgCTTGGAGGACACACTGccatccagttttcatttgcatttttatgaatacatgtaggtatattagaactacatgtatgtaagtattttcacttgtaatgagtaaaaagcttataaacttgGCTTGTGTCATTTTAAACTTGTAATGTTCAGCAAGCAAAGTTGTTACattttactacatatatattattcttttatgatatacattgtaaagaATATCAAAAGTGTAATACACATGCAtactaaaaatataaaatatctttTAAGTAAAACATCACAGTCATTTAGTAGGTAAATGGTGAACTTTTCATTAGAATCCtcacatttcataatttattgttttctattttcttttctGCTTTCATTTCTATGGCAAGGTGTTCCGCACAATCCAAAAATCTTGTATGGATTTATTACGGGTAATTGAAAAGTACCAAGACAATATATGCAGTAAGTTAAATCTCATAACTGTTAAGTCTCATGTCTGGTCTATGGACCTTAATTAGTTCCTAGGGAACTATTTCCGTGGCCCTCACTAGAAATGTTCTTTCATTGCTTTCAAAGATTGTGTACACATTTTTCTTCTTGGGTCAAGTCAATTTCAATTCAGTAATATGCTTCACATATTTACATACggtgtatattatacatatagttCATGTATATGAGTGTTAAATATGaacatatgtaatgataactTAACAGCAAAacactaaacaatgtgtaaaatgtttgttattgtacgtacaataccaaactttttacattttttgcatctttttgcaatgtattgagttatgaacatggacttggtcaatgttctttcacataattttttcaagtagaaaaacatagtaaagctgttttatcaaataaaaatccaaaataaataccaaattctcatccatatggccactttaaatgtgATTTCTTGTCTTTACAGCATTGTCTCAAGAAGAAAATGCCATGGGAAGGTTCCTAAAACAACAAAGTTCAACAGACAAGACCAGAGCTGGTAAAATGATGGCAGCTGTTGGCAAATCACTTAGTTTTACTTCACAACAAAGGTGAGAAACTGTACCTCCATTTAGATAGGTATAAACCCTTCTAACTCCTACTTTTGTTAGGATCAGGATAGTTATTATGTTGATGTCTGTGTAAACATATATGTTCTGAAACCTTTCTCAACaatcctgacttaggacaccatGGGAGTTCTTCTtaaatatttgcaagtttttCAGTGTATGGTCATTTGTGATTTCTTTACTGTTACCATTCAGGTATGAGTTTGGAGAGGGTATGAGGATGGCTATGTTAAAGTAGGGTTAATGTTTGTGAGACTTGTTTaatcaaaatgtttaaaattatttattgaAGGGGTAGACATTTGAAGACAGGAAGAAAATTGCTTTGACTTTTAATGCCAAGTTCATTGCTGACATTTTGGGAATGCAAGATTAATGTGTTAAACTCCTGTGGCTTTTTCCTGTCACTAAGTTTTTCCCAATAGTCTCACATTATTGAAAAGTGTTCTTTGCCTCATTACGAAATTATGTCAAGATATGAAATGTATCTTTGTTTTCAGATTGGCACTTAGAGCACCTTTAGTTCGACTTTATCAAGAAGTGGAGACGTTCCGTTACCGTGCTATATCAGACAGCTTAATGACAATCAATCGAATGGAAAGCAGTAGAACAGAATATCGTGGGGCATTGCTCTGGATGAAAGATGTGTCGCAAGAACTAGACCCTGATACCTACAAACAATTAGAAAAGTTTAGAAAGGTAGGTTCCTAGCGTTATTGTTACAGTACCTGATGGTTAGTGTACACGGAGCAATCATTTAGCAAGATTAGGATATGGATAttagtgttacattgtatgtctgaAGATCTGAAAGGTCTGTGATTAAGAATTACTCTTTCAATATGGCTTCATCAGGCGTAGCGTGTTTGTAGTGGAGACTGTGTTGTAGTAAGACCTTGGAGTTTACCTTGGAGCTGTACTTCAGATGGTTGCAAAATAAAACCAAAAGGTGAAGACAGAACCTCTGTCTCTGGATGCAGCTAGCATCCCTCAGTAGTGTCTTTGCTTTAAAAGTGAGCAGAATAGCCTGAGAGACTATGGAAACTGAATACGTTTAGAGTGCCAGCAATAActctgttattgtacataaaaaaattataaccagttttttacttacatgtatttatggccAATGaattacaggtacatgtatgagtaCAAATAATGTCCGTATGATCTTGCATTTAACAGTCTTTGcatgtacacgtacgtacatataagTTACATGTGGctgcattgtttgtttgtttgtccttCTGTAAATAATCGAAATTTTCATCTCTTTAGGTACAAGGCCAAGTCAGGTCAACAAAACAGAAGTTTGACCGGTTGAAGAATGATGTATGTCAAAAGATTGATTTACTTGGAGCAAGTCGATGTAATTTATTTTCTCATACCCTAGCCACCTACCAAAATACCTTGTTACATTTCTGGGAGAAGACGTCGCGTACTATGAGTGCTGTCTCTGAGAGTTTTAAAGGTTATCAGTATTACGAATTTAACATGTTGAAGGTAAGGAAAAttgaaacaaacacaacaaaatgagTATGTAGGATCATGGTTAAGATGACAGCAAGCAAACTAACTAATCAGCTAAATATGaacatagacacaaactgaaactattatTGCTACATGGTGATCTAAGCTGTCAATGTAATTACACTtacagtagggtggtgtctctgaaagtgagtgttccTCAAGTAGCagcacattcaacctcattcagtgttttcaCTATTTACACTCATAGTAGACATGTGTCTCTGATAGTGAGTGTTCGTCAAGTGGCAGCACATTGACCCTCATTCAATGTTTATTACTCTatttacactcacagtagggtggtgtctctGATAGTGAGTGTTCTTCAAGTAGCAGCACATTccacctcattcagtgtttacactcttgattacagggtgattacatcCATATTAAACCAAGACACCACTATCACCTTGTTGTGTATTAATCTACCTGATGCAGCTGTagcagttttagtttgtgtctatcatagTTTGCTGTTACATGTAGTTTGCTTTCTACGGTAGTtatttttcaaagaaaatgaCAAGCTAGAGTAACTTCTTTTAATCTATAAAGAGTGTTTCGAGAACCTTTGGAAtagtttattatatttgtttcattacttacatgattgtattgtatttcagaTATATCtggatattttcatttttcaacacTCTGTTATTTTTAAAGCTTGTTCTTTttcaatgttaaaaaataaaacatgtaccCCTAtctcatgagtattttctggctgaatgaaaaaaaaaaaacagtcgcTAAGAATAACTACATTTAAGTTATGAAAACATATGAAATTCTTAGAGTTGGAACATTTGTAGTCATATTTTGAGTGTCATGGTACCAGTGACGTACAAGGGAGGTtttgacatagaacaaccagggtataactATATTTTTGTgcaaagcatagaccctccacccacatggagggtctatgtgcAAATATACAATACGCTTGCACACGATATCAATGCTTGTATTTATCCTGTTTTTCGCAACTCAgtgttttttgtgtacaaatactcCCTAGGTAGAGAggattaattattatttatccATGATAATGTGTAGGTACATGTTATCATGATGATGTAGAGAAACCAGGGTATAATTAATCTTGTATTTTCTGCTTGAACATGTACAGTTTGGTTATCCcatggtataattatgtatgtttaGTTATTACTGACATATCAGTGATAATGcattttatgtttatatttccCTCAATGTGTGTTTAGGAATTAGGTGAAACAAGTAGGCAACTAGCAGAGTTAACTAAAGATGgttacaaaaatattaaaaaagatgatgatgatgaggaggaggaggaagatgaAGCTGTACGTGATCAGGAGGAGCCTGAAAAACTCATAGATTTACTTGATTTTGATGATGAACAggaagatgatgaagatgatagTTACTATCCAGAAAGACAAGTAATTaatgcaaactttaaattttaAGGTTTCCTTTTAGGTTGGTTTTGGTGATGGATACGGCTGTGGTTATGGTTTTGTAGACACTTATTGCAAAtctcattgtgtgtgtgtgtgtgaagccAATAGGAATAACATTAACCAGAAGTGTGGTAAAAGTGCAAAATCTAGTTTCTGGCCAATATTATTTCAATGGGCTTCACTTGCATATAGTGCAGATTTGCAATAGCTGTATTGGCACCCTGTATGGGAaggtggtacatgtatatgttatgtagaTTAATGTTGCATGATATTTATCTGTGCATGTAATTAGTAATTGGTAAATGTTCAGTGTTCACTACATCAGAATGTTCATAGTTctgtgtaattttgttttctcttgTCTAGAGTGCATGCATTTTTAAGATGTAAAatcatttcacatttcatgttaATGGTCAAGCACTCTTAAATAGTTAGTGTTACTTATTCCTATagaaaatatataatgaaatcCTCAGCTAGATTCTAAATTCCCATTTGATGATGTCAGACTGTGTGATTATTGTATGCTGACAAAAgtcacttgtacatgtaaatgggtTTCCTTCAATTCCAATCTTATCACGATATTTCAAAGTACTGATATTTAACCCAATGTATTAGGACTTTCTGTGGTGCCCATTTTCTTCTGTGGCTACATTTCAAAGTACTGATATTTAAACCTTGCATCAGGACTTTCTTTGGTGCCCACTTGCTGCTAAATTGGGATTGAGAtgacataaatgcatacatggCAATGTCCACAGGACCTCAGTAATCATAGAGTATCTGATTGTATGCATGATATCATGAAGTGGGATGTTAATAATTCATATTtagataaataataaatttctCCACTAACTCCTTAAAATGTTTTCATGTCGTCCAATGTTTAGTGTTTGCACtattatgtatcatattattaataaaacatTAGATTTCAGATATGGTAATTTTACACCACTGGGGATTAACCAttaaatataataatcatattcATAGATTACATAatacaatacatatgtacacactgaATTTCAGATTATTTTACTACATGTTGTCCAAGTAAATGTGgaacaaaaacaattgttggtcataaaattgtaaacaatCTTACCTTACAGTGGagatatggatgacaaatgggtaatcattttggattttgaaaaaatcaacatatactaaatccttgtttgtgacccaataaattgcaaaacattaaaaagtgtGTAAAGTGTTTGCCCGAGCTTCGCctaacacaacaacaaaaggTTAACCCCATGTGATCGATGAGGacgcacagtacagggatactgggatactagtatacaagtacaattatgctgtagatacatacaaaacaactcaagttttagctatttctGTGAAGcgccgaggactgtgagagagtctaagttgttttatgaattaaaaatccaacataaatacCCCATTTGTCATCCTTATGGCCATTTTGACAATATAGTATCTAACAGACATGTTTTATTCTCATCACAgttttcatacatttgtactaacACACATTTCTTTCAAATAGATCACTTAACAGTTGGTTTTTTGTTCCTAGGTACAATGTGTTAATTTTCATTCACCTCAAAAAACATGCATGCTGATTGCACCAAGTCATTTTCTGTACCACAAATATTCATTAGATAGATTCAACTAGGGGCTAGATAGTGTTGTTGCTGAGGTTGTAGAACCCTGGTTAGAGAGGGAGACAATCttattaaaatttgcatagattcaAAACATTGAACCTGGCTGAACCTAATGTGTTTAAACTTTTTATGTaccaacatttaaaaaaacctGATAAAAAATAGATAACGAATATCATGTGTAAGAATGCTCTGTATTGGAATATCTTTGGTTTACCTGTTAATGGAATGATATCTTTCCTGTTTATGCGAATTAATTGTGTTGGGAATGTTGTTGTAATTTTTTGGGGATGGTGTATAAAGGTATATCTTACTTTTCAGGGGTTATCTGTTTTGTTACGTggtgtcaccattttctttaGATGGTCCATGTGATAACATTTgagttttttcattttcatgagTACCACCGAAGtctgttattgtattgtacactatgtatacatgtttacatCCATCACATGTAGTTCAGTTCTGATAGCATGATCAAAGGTTTTATCAGCTACAAGTAATGATTAGCTGATAGACTATCAGATCATGTTATCAGAAGTGAACTTGTAAGATGTGCTACTGTTGTTCTGCCCCCACAGTTGTTCTGGTCCACACAGAAGTAAGGTGTCTTAGGGGCGTGTGTGTGTCTTATACAAAGAAATGTTTGTGCTAGACAGAAACTTCTATgaaatctacagaataacaccATCTTAGTGGCAAATGTTTTGTATAAGTCTGCAAAGCAGTGTCATAGTGTGATGGGTTCAAAATATTAGATATTCCTAGATCCTTCTCAGGTATCTGTCTCtgtactactacaacaacaacaacaacaacaacaacaacagcaacaacagctcagagaaattgaaattttgaagacgtcaTGTGTTGAGCTCCGTGTTTGTTCACCTGTGTAATGTCATCTGTGTTGTTTTTCTCCTGTTTGTCTTCCCTACAGGAACTTATAGAACCTAGTAAAAAATTAGCAGCAATGACATCAAGTGATGCCATTGGTAAAGGCAAAGAAACACAAACTGAAGACATCCTGGGACTTGCTGATCTCAGtgaagatgtacatgtaatgaccCTTTTGTCTCCCTCTCTTTAGCCTGTCCACCCCCATTCTGAAAGCAAACTGATCTGTCGATCCATGTCTTATAACATGGACTGTACCATGAAGCTATAAAATGGGGATGGAAAGGttaatatgttatgtatgtgACAGCAGTCTTTGTCCTGTACTTGTACTTCTGTGTTGCAAAGTGTTGTAGATTTATGTATCTTTTGCCATGTAATCTGCACAAAACTGAAACACCCCCAAAACATGGATAGGCTAAATTGCTTAGTTAGgaaaattctgaaaataataaGTTTCTTCTACAGTGATACTAGACATTTTGAATTGTTGCCTTCAGAAGTAAACTAAATAAGAAAGATATGGTGCAAAATTCAAAAACTGCTTAAATTCAGTGCTGTAGTCTCTGTGCAGCTGTGTAGTTGTGGGTCAAAATTATAAACACAATAAGTGTATCACTGCACAACCATATCTTCATAATTTCAGTCCACTTGCaatgtatgtgtctctgtgcAGCTGTGTAGCTCAAAATGCAAAAAAAGTGCATTACTGCACTAACTGATCATTGTAACAGGTAATGTCTGTATGGAACTCTAGCTCAAATACACACAACTACATTACTGCACAACAGTGGTGATTATGTCTGCCCATGCCCACTGAaagtgtaaatgtatgtgtgcagTTGTAGCTCACAATACACTCAAGTGTACAACCACTCAACTTGACTATTAGTTATGCACATATACAGTATATGTGCAGT
Above is a genomic segment from Glandiceps talaboti chromosome 20, keGlaTala1.1, whole genome shotgun sequence containing:
- the LOC144450426 gene encoding islet cell autoantigen 1-like isoform X2, yielding MDSGNNSDHEEQESGGFYRESYDRHVQNYGNNQPKSVASKVQRQYWVTKQAVIKKFGKKEDEFVVAGDAELDAKLEVFRTIQKSCMDLLRVIEKYQDNICTLSQEENAMGRFLKQQSSTDKTRAGKMMAAVGKSLSFTSQQRLALRAPLVRLYQEVETFRYRAISDSLMTINRMESSRTEYRGALLWMKDVSQELDPDTYKQLEKFRKVQGQVRSTKQKFDRLKNDVCQKIDLLGASRCNLFSHTLATYQNTLLHFWEKTSRTMSAVSESFKGYQYYEFNMLKELGETSRQLAELTKDGYKNIKKDDDDEEEEEDEAVRDQEEPEKLIDLLDFDDEQEDDEDDSYYPERQDLNDSTKKLSKQGKPDSEKEKDQAEKDVDTAEDGDESTVRDRLILFEEESRREADEFEKLFGDAEARHKSDLTGAKSQIPPDDGVPKDLLTQDTSVPDEDKDDLTLLNEILNTPSTGEDDFSKEWHAVFGGGSINPSMNLTPVESDNSAEYMPSNLLDLNKRMMAMNMAQAGLQQPMGAIGPGMGPMGPVNPAMMQQAMHHQQQMQLQQQGQNPAAAAASKKEGMKAPPKKGEKADMSAWFNLFADLDPLANPDAVGQQEGDSQENLQA
- the LOC144450426 gene encoding islet cell autoantigen 1-like isoform X3, with product MDSGNNSDHEEQESGGFYRESYDRHVQNYGNNQPKSVASKVQRQYWVTKQAVIKKFGKKEDEFVVAGDAELDAKLEVFRTIQKSCMDLLRVIEKYQDNICTLSQEENAMGRFLKQQSSTDKTRAGKMMAAVGKSLSFTSQQRLALRAPLVRLYQEVETFRYRAISDSLMTINRMESSRTEYRGALLWMKDVSQELDPDTYKQLEKFRKVQGQVRSTKQKFDRLKNDVCQKIDLLGASRCNLFSHTLATYQNTLLHFWEKTSRTMSAVSESFKGYQYYEFNMLKELIEPSKKLAAMTSSDAIGKGKETQTEDILGLADLSEDVHDLNDSTKKLSKQGKPDSEKEKDQAEKDVDTAEDGDESTVRDRLILFEEESRREADEFEKLFGDAEARHKSDLTGAKSQIPPDDGNAFLNLLANSCADDSVPLQGVPKDLLTQDTSVPDEDKDDLTLLNEILNTPSTGEDDFSKEWHAVFGGGSINPSMNLTPVESDNSAEYMPSNLLDLNKRMMAMNMAQAGLQQPMGAIGPGMGPMGPVNPAMMQQAMHHQQQMQLQQQGQNPAAAAASKKEGMKAPPKKGEKADMSAWFNLFADLDPLANPDAVGQQEGDSQENLQA
- the LOC144450426 gene encoding islet cell autoantigen 1-like isoform X1, which gives rise to MDSGNNSDHEEQESGGFYRESYDRHVQNYGNNQPKSVASKVQRQYWVTKQAVIKKFGKKEDEFVVAGDAELDAKLEVFRTIQKSCMDLLRVIEKYQDNICTLSQEENAMGRFLKQQSSTDKTRAGKMMAAVGKSLSFTSQQRLALRAPLVRLYQEVETFRYRAISDSLMTINRMESSRTEYRGALLWMKDVSQELDPDTYKQLEKFRKVQGQVRSTKQKFDRLKNDVCQKIDLLGASRCNLFSHTLATYQNTLLHFWEKTSRTMSAVSESFKGYQYYEFNMLKELGETSRQLAELTKDGYKNIKKDDDDEEEEEDEAVRDQEEPEKLIDLLDFDDEQEDDEDDSYYPERQDLNDSTKKLSKQGKPDSEKEKDQAEKDVDTAEDGDESTVRDRLILFEEESRREADEFEKLFGDAEARHKSDLTGAKSQIPPDDGNAFLNLLANSCADDSVPLQGVPKDLLTQDTSVPDEDKDDLTLLNEILNTPSTGEDDFSKEWHAVFGGGSINPSMNLTPVESDNSAEYMPSNLLDLNKRMMAMNMAQAGLQQPMGAIGPGMGPMGPVNPAMMQQAMHHQQQMQLQQQGQNPAAAAASKKEGMKAPPKKGEKADMSAWFNLFADLDPLANPDAVGQQEGDSQENLQA